Below is a genomic region from Syngnathus typhle isolate RoL2023-S1 ecotype Sweden linkage group LG3, RoL_Styp_1.0, whole genome shotgun sequence.
tagacacatagcaaaactggggacgagacatgacaaatatccctcgaaataaaacttgaaatcacctttcttcttgtttgttgtcaatcgcgcatcgcattcagccatcctgcccaacacacttagtcactaaaattcacaattgacgacccatcgtttgatgcgatggtgcaatccttaatggtgtgttattgtcaaatattgtttgttttttaatctccatcacggaccggacgtcataccgaggcagtatcactgcgcatgcgcactatggatccgatgcgcagaacgcatgcgcaagacacgtcagctatataaagagcgagagttcagttttcttcctattagtttcaattcacagtttaattagcagtttcaatcagcaaataacaaaatgcgtattacaggtaatattttatttcacaacactttgccttgttcctttcgtctctgctgttcacatcaaacacgctccatacgaccgcaatgctctcgtatcagacgcttgctcgatcacctgctcgtttgctgtcacaatgtaccctacacaaatccgaaacatttgttgcggctccgagtcacaacgaggggcaagttttggtttccaagggtgtttttattcctcttcaacgtctctcccatacagaggcgcctttttcacgtccgcacgcttttttcacatgtccgcactgaacgGGCAGTCGGAGCAATCaacgccaataaaaaaaaatacatccagcctagttaagaccataccaaagactataaaaatgggacccattgcctccctgcgtgtgtgacgatcattgggacttaaaaaaaaaaaaaaaaatattgttttaaattgggtgcgtattatacatgggtacaggcttttttccagcatcaacatgccatttttagggtgcgtattatacatgggggcgcattatacacggaaaaaaacggtatatgttatttttctcaaaaagtcccccccccccccaaaaaaaagtgaaaccgcgatgtagcaaggaattactgtaatttgaatttcaagtgacgtcagcagcgcgacgcggcgtggcgcggcggttgtttacataaaggacaaagcttgatcacgggatgacgaagatgatgaagggccccacgtactaccggcatcattagcggctttgtttctaagtgacacggcggacgaagagtttgaaggatttaaggatttggagtgacacagaaggtttgaaaaactattatggcttttacccacgcccggtcctactcgaaggagctctctttcacctccgtggatggaagtcgagggccggtgctcggccgggtggctgtctggggacggtggatggggctcattcatggcttttacgcacgcccggtcctattctatggatctctcttccacttccgtggctggaagtccacgccgccacacgcctggaagtttgttttgttaaataaagagccgtttaccaaacccacgtctttccttgtactttgttaaggctacaatatagttatatactagaataacgacgaggctgacgtcagggctcacgcgcggcgttgttgacaaagaacgaggaatttgatcgatggatttaatgatctagagtgcacagatgatttgataatattattgcttatataatagttattcgatttctaatttatatatcgttatatgggccgtcagcggcgcgcacacattgttgacaaaggacgatcgatggatttaatgaattagtgacacagatggttttataaacgtgttatttatgtaatcgtttttttttaaataactctgaatgttacgtcagggccgttctcagctcttcgtttgtgtttatgtcacgttagcatacctatcgtttagcctgttgttgctcgttcatgactgttcttggtgttggattttgtcaaataaattgccccccaaaatccgatttatactccggagcgacttatgtttttttttcacttttttgggcattttatggctgatgcgacttgtactccagagcgacttatagtccgaaaattacggtaattctggtcgagaagcggcgaacaatcAGCGCCAACGTCCTCTCCCCagatgtgtgtatatgtataataAAAGTTGTAGAAGGGATATAAGAATGCTTCATTTAGTTTTCAACTGTCATTTCTCTCGCTGAACATTTAAAGTTGAATAAATGTGACGCGATGTCATCATGGCACTCTGCCATATAACGACTCCGCCATAATTTTGTGAATAGATAAATACTTTGTATTGAGATTACTGCCGTGGTCAAACCACCACccattctgattttttttgcagccattGAAGCTTTCACTGCTAAGCTGAGCGCAACGAAGACATGCTAAAGCTAATACTAGTCTTCTGCCGGCAGTCATGTCTGTTCAAAGCCATTCTATCCACATCTAAAATCAGCCATACCTTTCTCAGCTTTCAAATGACTTTTATGCATCTGACTTGTGATGATACTTACAATGTATTTTGCTTAAATTAAATCTTTCAGATGGGGGAACATTTTCTGAAAAAGAATGAACAGATGGAACAATCCACTCATGAAAAGGAGATGGCAGTTCAACCGGAAACTCCAGCTTCATCGCAGAGTTTAGACACACAAGAGCATCAAGAGGCACATGAAAATACACATACAATTTCAGTTGCAGCAATACCATCTTTAGTCTCTGAGCATAACATAGAGGGCTTTGGTACTGAAATGTCAGAAGATTCAGACAGGTATGGGAACACTTTAAAATAACTTCACATGCTGGGTGGAaaagtttgaatataaaattattgCTCATAACATTTCTTCTCCGTTCTTTGTTATAGCCCTTCATCCTCTTTTTCACCTGACACTGTGTTTGAAAATGCTGCTGATGATGAGGATTTAAACCAACCAGCTCCCTTTAAAACAAAAGATGAAATTTTACTTGAGGTCAGTCATTTTGGTACTATATTGAAAAACAATATACAATATGAGATAAAAGGCAGTGTTTTACACACTTAGAGTCTAAATACccattttaattgattttcttttttttgcaatggGTCGAGTTGAGGGAGAGATTATTATGCTGATTGGTTGTTCCTCAAGAGGAAATTGTACTCACGCCGATGTACACTTTGTATTGCATGGTGCATATTTAAACAGATCACGCACAAGAGTGCTGTCTGAGCAGGTGAGGTTGGGACAGGCCACCTCAACAGTAGCCAGCAAGCAGAGTAGCATCTTTTCACAGAGTTACCAAGTGTTCTGTATTGTCCGTAATTTATAACGGAAATCTCTGAACGCGCCTGTCCAATATGAAGTCAGAACTTTTCACGCACCAGCAAGGACGCTTTCTCttccagagaggtgacattccaagACCCTTTAGCCAGCTTCTGCACATTTAAAACTGCTGGGACTGACCCAAGACGTTTGATCAATTTGACCCAATTTTGgcttgttttgcaaaaaaaaaaaaaaacactgggttgttttgtgaaaataattggttgttttgtgcaaaacaaCCTATAAGATTGAGTCTGTTCAATTTGTAACCCAAGTTGTTTTTGAACCAGCATTTTTAAGGGTGTGTAGCCTAGGATTACACCACCGAGGTCCCTGACTTCAGCTGCCACCCAACTCTCCTCACACCCGCCCAACTCCCTTGGCCACTCCCACAAGGTAGTGAGTCGATGGGATTGAGATTCTAACTTCCGTATTTCCTCTTTGGACTGTGTCCCTGCTGGGCTCCTTGGGTGCAAGCCTCTGCCAGCCTGCCTCCAGAAGGTGGCCGCAGTGACCCATGTTATTTGTTTAAAATCTTAGGTATTCGACATTGGTTTCGTCATTTTCAGGTTTTGGTTTGGGCCAAGAATTAATTTTAATACATTCACTGTATTGTTCCTCAGGATATGTAGAGTTATTGATCCTTGAAAATATGAAAGGTGTTCATACATGAACATATATTTATGTACAGGATTTGCCAGCAGTGGAGGAACTGACTGTGTCACTACCAGATGATGTAGAACTAATCCCAGTTGGAACAGTATCTAGTATCATACAGCAGCTTGGTAAGTAAACACGCACGGGTGCGCACtcacgcactcactcactcactcactcacgcactcactcactcactcactcactcactcactcactcactcactcactcactcactcactcactcactcactcactcactcactcactcactccattGTTGTTTTACTTTCTCAATTAAATCATAATATGAACTGTCTATGCAGTAATAATCCAGTCTCTGCAAGACTCACCCGCTTTGAATGACGACAGCATCATCTTCCAATCTGATCGAAGAGCTTTGGGCAAGGTTGGCTAATACCAGAGCAAATTACCTGTGTTTACATTCTGTTGGTGGAAAATTGTACACTGTTCTCTTGCTACTGCTCCCGTCCACCGCGTATCTCCGCAGCTCTGCTCGCACCTAACTGTTTCCTCTCCCTCGGACTACTagctacgttagccagctagccaacagccagCTGGCCAAACAACCGGACCCTCCTGAGTCTGTGGTTACTTGCTCTGGACTCGAGTGAGTGCACTCATGTGTTTGTGGTGGTAGTTGTGCTAGCCCAAACTGGCCCGCTGCGTCCCTCCCACACCAATAGCAACAGCTCTGACCCAGCTCTCTGGCATCCTCAGGGGGAGCCTCCACTCCCTGCGAGCTCGCCAGCCGTGGCTCATTTGTGTGCCACCATGGCACACTGGGGCCTGCCGTTCAGTACAGTCGGGGTCGACCAACACCACTCACTGCACAAACCactggtccactgctgcttccacacaTCTCACTGCCCACCAGCTTTTAgctaaccagctactagccactGCTAGCATACTACCTGGACTATTCTcagctgctgtcacgtctcatctcttCCGTGGACCATTACTTCTGCTACTCCAGGCTCCTACTCCACCAACTTCTCGCTCACGCATCTAAACTGTTGCTGATCTTCACCGTTTAAACAACAACCcatgtctccctgctgctgctgcttccgcTGTAAGCAAAGCTGGGACccttcgccgtcgccgctacatccaccgtgGCTCTGGACTTTCTTTTGACCAACACTTTCCCCGACGGCTCACCCATCCCTTCTTTCTGGACTACCTCCCATCACCCTCACCTCTCGTACTGCCAACCTCAACAACCCACACCCCCCATCCCCCCTCCTCCATCCATCACCTTCccactgctgaccgatgtcctgtttCTAACTGTATCCTATTATCTCGCCCTCGTACCCCCCCTCTCTGTACGTTCCCACCTTttttccctgtaagcgtcttggGTCCTTGAAAGGCGCtatatgaattattattattattacttcccGGTTTGGTTTTCAAGGCTTCGCGATCACCCGTTTACTTGTGTGAGCATAACGTCATCTATTCTAGTTTAAACTccctattttgtgttttttcttgttaTTTTTGGGAGAAAAATACGGCACAAAATAtataaatgcataaataaacAACTCATTGACAGTTCAAAACTTTGACGATTTTGATCAACGTTGTGATTAGTTGACTAATATCGGCATCCCTTGTACATACAAGTTCCTGACATCacggtagggatgggcgatatgTATAGTTTGCGAAGTCGACAATGTTGTTTTGGCGATGTGTAATTTtacaatatgatttttttttttaacacgccAAAAATCAAGTGTGGTGCAAGTGGTTGTTTGTCCTTACCATGGCGCCATGCCACGGCACCAGCCTCAAAAAGGGATTTCCAGGTTTTCGTGCCACTATTAAAGAAAACGCAAGAAAATCTCGCAAAATCCTACTTACCTGCAACTTATTCCAAACACTGCAACTTTACTGCAACAACAtgtaaaaaatgtttgtttcagGTCAGTTTTTCAGGTATATCGCCTGAAATGGCTTTGTGGGGGCTCTACTAGAAATAGTTGTGTTGGCCAAACACACTAAGAAAATGTGCGTCACATTCCTGTTTTAGACGATAGCGAATAGCAGAGAATGTTATGGGAAttggcagaaaaacaaaaatgaaaaacagaaaATATGAAGCACTTGCCAACTAAAATCACAGCGAAGGACAGTGCAAAGCAATAGCCGATGATGTGTGCACCAACAGAATACACATGCATTTTCTTTCGACCACATTCACTGATATTCCAGTAATAGAATGTTAAACCCCCTCTGGATGATATGCAAAAATACTGAGTAATCAGGAAATAAATTTGAGTTCCCATTTCTGTGTCCAAGGTTTTCGAAGTCTTTGGTCCTGTAGCCAGACCTCTGTATATCTTGCGTTTCAACTCTCCTGGTGATCTCAGCTCTCAGGGCCTGACACTTGGATTGATTGTTTATTACGCACCACATGTGAAAGAATATACTGAATACATCCTCCTACAACAACTTCAACTGTGAGTACATAGTCATAAGTATACAGTATGACGCATAATGAATGTTtagaacacaggtgtcaaactcaaggcccgggggccagatacggcccgccacatcattttatgtggcccgcgaagacaaattgtgcatcaaattcgtgtgtcattactagaattgctaattgtcttcacttttaatttcttttttttcttttttttacgatatttgactagtttttactagtctgatttgaaaacgagttatttgtcagtttgttttgtagcttttactgtatacaatATGAGGTACTCATACatttcataatggccctccaaaagaagctatgactacaatgcggcccacgaaaaaaatgagtttgacacagcTGGTTTAGAATGTAttcatttgttgttgatttttttccccccctccacaGTTCAAAGGGCTCAGATGCCTCCTGGAAAAATGATCAAGAACCACCAGTAGAGGTAGTACATTCTACAGATTAAATATTTGTCTCCATTGTTTAAAATGCCATTGTTTTAACCAACCATTTTAGCTCCATGCAATTTGGTGAGTCTCCACACTGATATTGCCCACCCGGAACAGCAGGGGAGCAATGCTAAATTGCgctttgttgactttttttggcCTTTAACACAATACCGCCAGATAAACTAGCAATAAAATTACTGGATATAGGACTTAGTCTCACCATGGGCTGCAAAATTCGAAATTGTCTTTTAGACTGTGTACAGAAAATCAATCACTCTGTCTCGATACGACTCTTCAAAGGGGTATGTGCTGAGCAAGGTTATTTC
It encodes:
- the LOC133151412 gene encoding H/ACA ribonucleoprotein complex non-core subunit NAF1-like isoform X2, with the protein product MGEHFLKKNEQMEQSTHEKEMAVQPETPASSQSLDTQEHQEAHENTHTISVAAIPSLVSEHNIEGFGTEMSEDSDSPSSSFSPDTVFENAADDEDLNQPAPFKTKDEILLEDLPAVEELTVSLPDDVELIPVGTVSSIIQQLVIIQSLQDSPALNDDSIIFQSDRRALGKALDYSDDEKEQQAKRRVKNTKHNTEILMVKTLQPHRVTPRHSDAPFRRLNGNNPHHPFRHSRQPPLHTDVTREYHAPPCLDLPYPPPSVTFPPPSFFSPSYTSTGEYHAPPCLDLPYPPPSINFPRFPPPSFFSPSYTSLLCPPNSVPFSNFYPPPPPPPPPPPPPPQ
- the LOC133151412 gene encoding H/ACA ribonucleoprotein complex non-core subunit NAF1-like isoform X1, with amino-acid sequence MGEHFLKKNEQMEQSTHEKEMAVQPETPASSQSLDTQEHQEAHENTHTISVAAIPSLVSEHNIEGFGTEMSEDSDSPSSSFSPDTVFENAADDEDLNQPAPFKTKDEILLEDLPAVEELTVSLPDDVELIPVGTVSSIIQQLVIIQSLQDSPALNDDSIIFQSDRRALGKVFEVFGPVARPLYILRFNSPGDLSSQGLTLGLIVYYAPHVKEYTEYILLQQLQLSKGSDASWKNDQEPPVEALDYSDDEKEQQAKRRVKNTKHNTEILMVKTLQPHRVTPRHSDAPFRRLNGNNPHHPFRHSRQPPLHTDVTREYHAPPCLDLPYPPPSVTFPPPSFFSPSYTSTGEYHAPPCLDLPYPPPSINFPRFPPPSFFSPSYTSLLCPPNSVPFSNFYPPPPPPPPPPPPPPQ